TTGCCCACATCGGGACGATAGATTTCCTCATGCCTGAAAAAACTCACCGTGGCTGCCGGCAACACGGCTGGGCTCTGCCGCAGATGTCGTTCGAACTGCTCCGGAGAGCGATAGTTCAAGGCCGAGTGCAAGCGCCGGCGATTGTAATAGTGTTCCAGAAAGTGACTGAGGCAACTCTCCAGCTCAGCCCGGTCGCGATACTGGCGCGTGTAGATTTCCTCCTGCTTGAGAGTCTTGATGAAGCTTTCACATTTGGCATTGTCGTAGGGATTGCCGGCTCGGCTCATGCTGGGAAGCAGGCCGTGGTCCTCGAGCAGGGTTACATACTCGCGGCAAGCATATTGAATGCCGCGATCGGAATGATGAACCAGGCCGGGAGCGGGACGGCGCAAGTGCAACGCTCGGCGCAATGCCGCCAGGGCCAGAGGAGCATGCAGCGATTCGTCCAGCGCCCAGCCCACCACGCGCCGGGAGAAGGCGTCCAGAATCACCGCCAGATAGACAAACTGCTCGCGCAGTCGGATGTAAGTCAGATCCGCCGCCCAGAGCTGATCGATGCCGCT
This sequence is a window from Terriglobales bacterium. Protein-coding genes within it:
- a CDS encoding IS3 family transposase, whose protein sequence is MMQPQAHRSIESLCRMAGVSRAGFYRHWQEHEPRVEETEVRAQVQQIVLAHRGNYGYRRVSWELRQQGWAVNHKRVARIMREDNLLCLRRRRFLLTTDANHDWPIYLNLAARIQLSGIDQLWAADLTYIRLREQFVYLAVILDAFSRRVVGWALDESLHAPLALAALRRALHLRRPAPGLVHHSDRGIQYACREYVTLLEDHGLLPSMSRAGNPYDNAKCESFIKTLKQEEIYTRQYRDRAELESCLSHFLEHYYNRRRLHSALNYRSPEQFERHLRQSPAVLPAATVSFFRHEEIYRPDVGKAVREERR